One segment of Drosophila mauritiana strain mau12 chromosome 3R, ASM438214v1, whole genome shotgun sequence DNA contains the following:
- the LOC117144292 gene encoding uncharacterized protein LOC117144292, with protein sequence MALYNILVISVLVVLAQGSYLSSVNQESGVGVHQSGVISSGAPAVGITRGHSAAPQPQRPISGYGSLSGPVGGSRRVSPVGVTGSRPRGGAPRRPSAGAHGRPNVGGSAHGNSYQNRQRSQKPY encoded by the coding sequence ATGGCACTCTATAATATTTTGGTGATCAGTGTCCTGGTTGTCCTCGCCCAAGGATCGTATTTGTCGTCGGTGAATCAGGAATCCGGAGTGGGAGTGCATCAGTCTGGAGTTATTTCATCTGGAGCTCCAGCTGTCGGAATAACCCGTGGCCACTCTGCTGCTCCCCAGCCCCAACGACCCATCTCTGGCTATGGATCCCTCTCTGGTCCTGTTGGAGGTTCCCGTCGAGTGTCCCCAGTTGGAGTGACCGGATCTCGTCCTCGTGGTGGAGCTCCGCGTCGTCCGTCTGCTGGAGCTCATGGTCGTCCAAATGTAGGAGGATCTGCCCATGGAAATTCCTACCAGAATCGCCAACGCAGCCAAAAGCCTTATTAA
- the LOC117145272 gene encoding uncharacterized protein LOC117145272 — protein MPFQFAFVFCVLNVLVQGYHITQVEPESSVEAHSAGGVSSGAPISFPEVRPAPGSQANTPAARPVAPRIVSSYGRRQTGSNTRPAVIGSAGRAIGGGANHAQNRNRIHKPY, from the coding sequence aTGCCATTTCAATTTGCTTTCGTGTTCTGTGTTCTGAACGTCTTGGTCCAAGGATACCATATAACGCAAGTGGAACCTGAATCCTCGGTAGAAGCCCATTCTGCTGGAGGTGTCTCATCAGGAGCTCCTATTAGTTTCCCCGAAGTGCGACCGGCTCCTGGATCGCAGGCTAATACCCCAGCTGCTCGTCCAGTTGCTCCTCGTATTGTGTCTTCTTATGGTCGTCGTCAAACTGGATCTAACACTCGTCCAGCTGTTATCGGTAGCGCTGGACGTGCTATCGGCGGAGGAGCTAACCATGCCCAGAATCGCAATAGGATTCATAAGCCATACTAA